AGCCAGCGTTCCGGCAAGCCCATTGCCAGGCGAATGCCCTCGACCTGGGTGGCCTTGCTGACGCGGATGCGCTTGCCGTTGTGCTGCGCGCCCCGGCCGCGGCTGACCAGGTACTCGTCGTCGCTGAACGGGCAGATCACCACCGCGTGCTCGGGGCGCCCCTTGACCAGGCACACCAGCGACAGCGCGAAGCCGTTGCCGCCGGTGCTTAAGTTGGAATAGCCGTGGAAGGGCTCGATCCGCCACAGCATGTCGCGGCCTTCGCCTTCACCATCGCGGTGCGGGGTGAAGCGACCGGCGACGCCGTGCTGCGGATAACCGCGCGCCAGCTGGCGGACGATCAGCGTCTCGGCGTTGCGGGCGGCGTCTTCGAGCAACTGGTCGATCTTGCGCTCTTCGTGAGCGATGTCGATACGTTCGCGGATGCGCACAAACTGCTCGGCGGCACTGCGCGCGGCGCGCAGTGCGTATTGGACCATCGGATGCATGATCGGGCCTTGAGGATTCGGTAACTGTTAAAGAACGGGATAGCCTTCGGATCGAAGCTGTCGGCGCGAATCCTAGCAGATCCCCTCAATGGCCGCTATCGAAGCTCGAAGCTCGAAGCTCGAAGCTCGAAGCTCGAAGCTCGAAGCTCGAAGCCAGCATGATAGAATTTCGCCCATCCTCTTCGGCAACCTGCAGGTCCAGACTCATGCTCGAGCGCATCCGCATCGTACTCATCGGCACCAGTCACCCCGGCAACATCGGCGCCGTGGCCCGGGCGATGAAGAACATGGGGCTCGCCGACCTGGCCCTGGTCGCGCCGCGCTGCGAGGTCCAGACCAGCGAGTCGATCTCGCGCGCCTCCGGCGCCGACGCGCTGCTCGTCACGGCTTCGCTGCACGAGAGCCTCGACGACGCGGTCGCCGACGCCACGCTGGTGGTCGGCGCCAGCGCCCGCTCGCGCACCCTGCCCTGGCCGATGATCAGCCCGCGCCAGCTGGGCGCCGCGCTGCCCGCCGAGCTGTCCCGTCGCGAGGCCCGCGTGGCGCTGGTGTTCGGCCGCGAGGACAGCGGACTGACCAACACCGAGCTGCAGCGCTGCCATCGTCACGTGCACATCCCCACCAACGCCGAGTTCAGCTCGCTCAACCTGGCCGCCGCCGTGCAGGTGCTGAGCTACGAGTGCCGACTCGCTTGGCTGGACGCCGGCGAGGCCGGGCAAGCGGCCGCGCCCTCCGGCGAGGTGCCCTTCGGTGAGGCGCCCTGCGGCGTCGAGTGGGACAACCCGCCGGCCAGCCATGCCGATCTCGAGCGCTACTTCGCGCACCTCGAGCGCGTGCTGACGGCGATCGGCTTTCACGATCCCGAGCGGCCGCGCCAGCTCATGGCCCGGCTGCGCCGATTGTACCTGCGTGCGCGACCCGACAGCCTCGAGGTCAGCATCCTGCGCGGCATTCTCACCGCCATCGAGAAGCGCACCGGAGGACGCTGAGCGCCCGCGTCGCCGGGCAACCTTGCAGCCCGGCCGACGCGCCCCAATAATGTATGGCCACCCCGATCATCGGCGGGCCGCTGCGCGCCGTCGTTCAACAAGGATCGCTGCATGTTTCGCCGCCTGCGTGAAGACATCCATAGCGTGTTCGACCGCGACCCGGCGGCACGCAACTTCCTCGAAGTGCTGACCAACTACCCCGGCCTGCATGCGCTGCTCGCCCATCGTCTGGGTAGCTGGCTGTGGCGTCACAACCTCAAGTGGCTGGCCAAGACCGTCTCGACCCTGGCGCGCTGGCTGACCGGCATCGAGATCCATCCCGGCGCGCGCATCGGCCGGCGCTTCTTCATCGACCATGGCATGGGCGTGGTGATCGGCGAGACCGCCGAGGTCGGCGACGACGTCACGCTCTACCAGGGCGTGACCCTGGGCGGCACCAGCTGGAACAAGGGCAAGCGCCACCCCACCCTGGGCGACGGGGTGATCGTCGGCGCCGGCGCCAAGATCCTTGGCCCGTTCACGGTCGGCGCCGGCGCCAAGGTCGGTTCCAATGCGGTGATCACCAAGGAGGTACCGGCCGGCGCCACGGTGGTCGGCATCCCCGGCAAGATCGTCAAGCGCGCCGACCCGGACAGCGAGGACGTGCCGAATTTCGATCCCGAGCGGCGCGAGGCGATCCGCCGGAAATTCGGCTTCGATGCCTACGGCGTCAGCCAGGACATGCCCGACCCGGTGGCGCGTTCGATGCAGGCGATGCTCGACCACATGCACGCCGTCGATCAGCGCATCGAGATGATGTGCAACACGCTATGCAAGCTCGACGCCAGTTACCGCACCGGCAACCTGCCCGAACTGCGCGACGAGGATTTCGCCGAGATCCTCGCCGACGTCGACAGCTGCTGCTCGCCCGACCCGGCACTACCCTCCAAGGCTCCCGAGACGCGTGCCGCCGAACGCGATGCCGCGGCTTCGTCGTCCGACGATCAACAGACGCCACGGCGACGTTCGGGCGGGCAGCGCTGAGTCCGCGGCAATTGTTGACCGTTCTACTCGGTTTTTCCATAATGGCCGCAGCATAGCCTCCGACCCGCCGCGAAAGGCGCGCCGGGCGCGGTTTTTCAGCCTGCCGACCCGCAGGCCTTCAGCAATCAGCGTTCGAGCGCCCATGCGTGCGATCACCGTTCTCGATTATCCAACGCGACTTGTGACTCCCTTATGCGCCTGACCACCAAAGGACGCTACGCCGTCACCGCGATGCTCGATCTTGCCCTGCACGGCAAGCAGGGGCCGATCAGCCTGGCCGATATCTCCCAGCGCCAGGCGATTTCGCTGTCGTATCTCGAGCAGCTGTTCGCCCGCCTGCGTCGTGCGCAGCTGGTCAAGAGCGTGCGCGGACCGGGCGGTGGCTACCTGCTGGCGGTCACGCCGGACGCGGTCTCAGTAGCGCGAGTGATCGACGCGGTCAACGAGTCGCTGGACGCGACGCGCTGTCAGGGATTGTCGGACTGTCAGCAGGGCAATACCTGCCTCACCCATCACCTGTGGTGCGAACTGTCCCACGAGATTCACGGCTTCCTCGACGGCATCAGTCTGGGCGAACTGGTCAAGCGCCAGGAGGTCCGGCAGATCGCCGCCCGGCAACGCCAGACCTTCGACGCCAATACCATCGCCACCTCACCACCGTGAAGCAGCAGCACTTACCGAGGCCAAGCAAAGAACCATGAACACCCCCGTGTATCTCGACTACGCCGCCACCACCCCTGTCGACCCCCGCGTCGCCGAGGTGATGACGCGTTATCTGGGACTCGACGGCATCTTCGCCAACCCGGCCTCGCGCAGTCACATGGCCGGTTGGCAGGCCGAGCAGGCGGTTGAGAGCGCACGCCGCCAGGTCGCCGATCTGATCGGCGCGGATCCGCGCGAGATCGTCTGGACCTCGGGCGCCACCGAGGCCGACAACCTGGCACTGATCGGCTTCATGCGCGCCAATCGCGCCCGCGGCCGGCACCTGGTGACCTCGACCATCGAGCACAAGGCAGTCGTCGACACCGCCCGCGCCCTGGAGGCCGAGGGCTTCGAGGTGACCTGGCTTCAGCCGCAGCACGACGGACGCATCTCACCGTCGAAGCTCGCCGCGGCAATGCGCGACGATACGGCGCTGGTGTCGCTGATGGCGGTCAACAACGAGCTCGGCGCGATCAACGACCTGGCCGCGCTGGCGGCAGTGGTCCATGCCCGCGATGCGGTGTTTCACGTCGATGCCGCACAGGCCATCGGACGCCTGACACTGGACGTCGTCGAGCAGGGCATCGACCTGATGTCGCTGTCGGGTCACAAGGTCTACGGGCCCAAGGGCGTCGGCGCGCTGTACGTCAAGCGCAGCCCCGACATCCGTATCGAGGCGCTGATCCACGGCGGTGGCCACGAGCGCGGCATGCGCTCGGGCACCCTGCCGACCCATCAGATTACCGGCATGGGCGAGGCCTTCGCGCTGGCCGCCGACGAGGGCGAAGCCGACCAGGCGCGCATCGCGGCGCTGGCGAGCCGCTTTCTCGCCGGGCTGAAGGGACTCGAGGGCATTCACCGCAACACCGACACCAGCGTCTCGGTGCCCAATATCGTCAACCTGTCGTTCGACGGCATCGACGGCGAATCGCTGCTCATGGCGCTGCGCGGCATCGCGGTTTCCACCGGCTCGGCCTGCAATTCGGCGAGTGTCGAGCCATCCTATGTATTGACGGGTATCGGCGTGCCGCGTGCCCGGGCGCTGACGGCGCTGCGCTTCAGCTTCGGTCGCTTCACCAGCGAGGCCGAGATCGACGCCGCCGTCGCCGACCTGCAACACGCCGTCGCCACACTACGCCGCTAGCGGCGCTATATTCCGGCACCCCCGGCCACTAATTCAGTAGTCGCCGCCGCACAGAAGTCAGGAGGTTTACCATGGCGCACCTATCCATCACCACCACCGCCGCCGAACAGATTCGCCGGGTCCTCGACGAGCGCGGTCACGGCCTGGGGCTGCGCGTCAGCGTCAAGCCCAGCGGCTGCTCGGGCTATAGCTACGTGCTCGATTTCGCCGACGAGGCGGCGGGTGACGACGTCTCGTTCAAGGAGCATGGCGTGCAGGTGTTCGTCGCCCCCGACGCGCTGACCATGCTCGACGGCAGCGAGGTCGACTACGTCAACGAGGGGCTCAACCGCTTCTTTCGCTTCAACAACCCCAACGTCAAGGACCAGTGCGGCTGCGGCGAAAGTTTCAGCGTCTGAAAAATCAGCAGCGTCTGATACCCTGCGCGTCGCGGATGCGTAGCCGTCCACGAAGGGCTATACTAACGCGCGCTCAGCGCCCGCCCCCGCGCGGCGCCTGACCCCGACCCTCTGCGCGCCGCTACCCTGCGGCGCGCAGCCGTATCAGCGACCCTTTGTTTTCACGGAGAACGACACCATGGCCAACCAGCGCACCCTGTCCATCATCAAGCCCGACGCCGTCGCCAAGAACGTGATCGGCGAGATCGTCAGCCGCTTCGAGAAGGCCGGCCTCAAGATCGTCGCGGCCAAGATGCTGCAGCTGTCCCGAGAGCAGGCCGAGGGGTTCTACGCCGAACACAAGGAGCGCGGCTTCTTCGGCGAACTGGTTGGCTTCATGACTTCGGGCCCGGTCACCGTGCTGGTGCTGGAAGGCGGCGACGCCATCGCCAAGAATCGTGAACTGATGGGCGCCACCAATCCCAAGGAAGCCGCGCCGGGCACCATTCGTGCCGATTTCGCGCAATCCA
The genomic region above belongs to Halomonas zincidurans B6 and contains:
- the cysE gene encoding serine O-acetyltransferase; the protein is MFRRLREDIHSVFDRDPAARNFLEVLTNYPGLHALLAHRLGSWLWRHNLKWLAKTVSTLARWLTGIEIHPGARIGRRFFIDHGMGVVIGETAEVGDDVTLYQGVTLGGTSWNKGKRHPTLGDGVIVGAGAKILGPFTVGAGAKVGSNAVITKEVPAGATVVGIPGKIVKRADPDSEDVPNFDPERREAIRRKFGFDAYGVSQDMPDPVARSMQAMLDHMHAVDQRIEMMCNTLCKLDASYRTGNLPELRDEDFAEILADVDSCCSPDPALPSKAPETRAAERDAAASSSDDQQTPRRRSGGQR
- a CDS encoding HesB/IscA family protein, whose product is MAHLSITTTAAEQIRRVLDERGHGLGLRVSVKPSGCSGYSYVLDFADEAAGDDVSFKEHGVQVFVAPDALTMLDGSEVDYVNEGLNRFFRFNNPNVKDQCGCGESFSV
- a CDS encoding RNA methyltransferase, producing the protein MLERIRIVLIGTSHPGNIGAVARAMKNMGLADLALVAPRCEVQTSESISRASGADALLVTASLHESLDDAVADATLVVGASARSRTLPWPMISPRQLGAALPAELSRREARVALVFGREDSGLTNTELQRCHRHVHIPTNAEFSSLNLAAAVQVLSYECRLAWLDAGEAGQAAAPSGEVPFGEAPCGVEWDNPPASHADLERYFAHLERVLTAIGFHDPERPRQLMARLRRLYLRARPDSLEVSILRGILTAIEKRTGGR
- the iscR gene encoding Fe-S cluster assembly transcriptional regulator IscR — encoded protein: MRLTTKGRYAVTAMLDLALHGKQGPISLADISQRQAISLSYLEQLFARLRRAQLVKSVRGPGGGYLLAVTPDAVSVARVIDAVNESLDATRCQGLSDCQQGNTCLTHHLWCELSHEIHGFLDGISLGELVKRQEVRQIAARQRQTFDANTIATSPP
- the ndk gene encoding nucleoside-diphosphate kinase, with the translated sequence MANQRTLSIIKPDAVAKNVIGEIVSRFEKAGLKIVAAKMLQLSREQAEGFYAEHKERGFFGELVGFMTSGPVTVLVLEGGDAIAKNRELMGATNPKEAAPGTIRADFAQSIDANAVHGSDSPESAEREVAYFFGADEICPR
- a CDS encoding aminotransferase class V-fold PLP-dependent enzyme, giving the protein MNTPVYLDYAATTPVDPRVAEVMTRYLGLDGIFANPASRSHMAGWQAEQAVESARRQVADLIGADPREIVWTSGATEADNLALIGFMRANRARGRHLVTSTIEHKAVVDTARALEAEGFEVTWLQPQHDGRISPSKLAAAMRDDTALVSLMAVNNELGAINDLAALAAVVHARDAVFHVDAAQAIGRLTLDVVEQGIDLMSLSGHKVYGPKGVGALYVKRSPDIRIEALIHGGGHERGMRSGTLPTHQITGMGEAFALAADEGEADQARIAALASRFLAGLKGLEGIHRNTDTSVSVPNIVNLSFDGIDGESLLMALRGIAVSTGSACNSASVEPSYVLTGIGVPRARALTALRFSFGRFTSEAEIDAAVADLQHAVATLRR
- a CDS encoding inositol monophosphatase family protein produces the protein MHPMVQYALRAARSAAEQFVRIRERIDIAHEERKIDQLLEDAARNAETLIVRQLARGYPQHGVAGRFTPHRDGEGEGRDMLWRIEPFHGYSNLSTGGNGFALSLVCLVKGRPEHAVVICPFSDDEYLVSRGRGAQHNGKRIRVSKATQVEGIRLAMGLPERWLRSRHLPTYLTLAQQLGPRIDTLTASGCPLLDIAELAAGRVDAAFVLGLEEQDSLVGTLLLKEAGALMGGPDGSPGVTPEGRLMAAGPRLYKTLVQTLQPHL